The proteins below come from a single Streptomyces sp. B3I8 genomic window:
- a CDS encoding ATP-binding protein, translating to MTPHHQERSGRTVLTEVTTPDEEPRTGTGLPVPAEQFADVPVLAERYAATPRGARLARRRAVRWMEERGHPSASDASCAVALVVGELAANAVRHGRVPGRDFGLRLAMDEAAGLVRVEVADADSAHRPPAVPPAAGPEDESGRGLLLVDVLATRWGSAPREPVGKTVWAEVPAVPVADGPDAYRRRATRPSSHTGSRVSRTWPSAPNSR from the coding sequence ATGACGCCGCACCATCAGGAACGGAGCGGACGGACCGTGCTGACAGAAGTGACGACGCCGGACGAGGAACCGCGCACGGGCACCGGACTTCCCGTGCCCGCCGAACAGTTCGCCGACGTGCCCGTACTCGCGGAGCGGTACGCGGCCACGCCCCGGGGCGCGCGGCTCGCCAGGCGTCGGGCGGTGCGGTGGATGGAGGAGCGGGGCCACCCGTCGGCGTCGGACGCGTCGTGCGCCGTCGCGCTGGTGGTGGGGGAGCTCGCGGCCAATGCCGTACGGCACGGGCGGGTCCCGGGCCGGGACTTCGGCCTGCGGCTGGCGATGGACGAAGCGGCCGGGCTGGTCCGCGTCGAGGTCGCGGACGCGGACTCCGCGCACCGGCCTCCGGCCGTCCCGCCCGCGGCGGGCCCCGAGGACGAGTCGGGGCGGGGCCTGCTCCTCGTGGACGTGCTGGCGACCCGGTGGGGGTCCGCGCCGCGCGAGCCCGTCGGGAAGACCGTCTGGGCGGAGGTCCCGGCGGTCCCCGTGGCGGACGGACCCGACGCCTACCGGCGCCGGGCCACCCGCCCCTCGTCCCACACCGGTTCCCGCGTCTCGCGTACGTGGCCGTCCGCGCCGAACAGCAGGTAG
- a CDS encoding ATP-binding cassette domain-containing protein, protein MGHVEAAHLEYYLPDGRILFGDVSFKVAEGSVVALVGANGAGKTTLQRLIAGELTPHGGTVTVSGGLGVMPQFIGSVTDDRSVRDLLLAVSQERVRRAAAAVDAAELRLMEQDDEAAQLAYAQALSDWGEAGGYEAENLWDRCTTAALGVPYERARWREVRTLSGGEQKRLCLEVLLRGPDQVLLLDEPDNYLDVPGKRWLEEKLRETAKTVLFVSHDRELLARAAERIVSVEPAPGGSDVWVHGGGFATYHEARERRFERFDELRRRWDEKHAQLRQLVLDLRQYAARSDGMASRYQAAQTRLRKFEEAGPPPQPPRPQKITMRLGGGRTGVRAITCRGLLLTGLMKPFDLEVFYGERVAVLGSNGSGKSHFLRLLAGERVEHSGEWTLGARVAPGHFAQTHAHPELVGRTLLDILWKEHALDRGRAASALRRYELTAQAEQPFDRLSGGQQARFQILLLELRGTTALFLDEPTDNLDLESAEALQAGLSAYEGTVLAVTHDRWFAKSFDRYLLFGADGHVRETREPVWDEGRVARRR, encoded by the coding sequence ATGGGCCACGTCGAAGCAGCGCACCTCGAGTACTACCTCCCCGACGGTCGCATCCTGTTCGGAGACGTCTCGTTCAAGGTCGCCGAGGGTTCCGTCGTCGCCCTGGTCGGGGCGAACGGCGCCGGGAAGACGACGTTGCAGCGGCTGATCGCCGGGGAGCTGACGCCGCACGGCGGCACGGTCACCGTCAGCGGCGGGCTCGGCGTGATGCCGCAGTTCATCGGCTCCGTCACGGACGACAGGTCCGTACGGGACCTGCTGCTCGCCGTCTCCCAGGAGCGCGTACGCAGGGCCGCGGCCGCCGTCGACGCGGCCGAGCTGCGGCTCATGGAGCAGGACGACGAGGCCGCGCAGCTCGCGTACGCGCAGGCGCTGAGCGACTGGGGCGAGGCGGGCGGTTACGAGGCGGAGAACCTGTGGGACAGGTGCACCACCGCCGCGCTCGGAGTCCCCTACGAACGCGCCCGCTGGCGCGAGGTACGCACGCTGTCGGGCGGCGAACAGAAACGGCTGTGCCTGGAGGTGCTGCTGCGCGGTCCCGACCAGGTGCTCCTGCTCGACGAGCCCGACAACTACCTGGACGTGCCGGGCAAGCGGTGGCTGGAGGAGAAGCTGCGCGAGACCGCCAAGACCGTGCTGTTCGTCAGCCACGACCGCGAACTGCTGGCCCGCGCGGCGGAGCGGATCGTCAGCGTGGAGCCGGCGCCGGGCGGCAGCGACGTCTGGGTGCACGGCGGGGGCTTCGCAACGTACCACGAGGCACGCGAGCGGCGGTTCGAACGGTTCGACGAACTGCGCAGGCGCTGGGACGAGAAGCACGCGCAGCTCCGGCAACTGGTGCTGGACCTAAGGCAGTACGCCGCCCGCAGCGACGGCATGGCCTCCCGCTACCAGGCGGCCCAGACCCGGCTGCGCAAGTTCGAGGAGGCCGGACCGCCGCCGCAGCCGCCACGACCGCAGAAGATCACCATGCGACTGGGCGGCGGTCGTACGGGGGTGCGCGCGATCACCTGCCGCGGGCTCCTCCTCACCGGCCTGATGAAACCCTTCGACCTGGAGGTCTTCTACGGCGAACGGGTCGCCGTCCTCGGCTCAAACGGCTCCGGGAAGTCGCACTTCCTGCGGCTGCTGGCGGGGGAGCGCGTCGAACACTCCGGGGAGTGGACGCTGGGCGCGCGCGTCGCGCCCGGACACTTCGCGCAGACGCACGCCCACCCGGAGCTCGTCGGCCGCACGCTGCTCGACATCCTGTGGAAGGAACACGCGCTCGACCGGGGCAGAGCGGCGTCCGCGCTGCGGCGGTACGAGCTGACCGCGCAGGCCGAGCAGCCGTTCGACCGGCTGTCCGGCGGCCAGCAGGCTCGTTTCCAGATCCTGCTGCTCGAACTGCGCGGCACCACCGCCCTGTTCCTCGACGAGCCCACGGACAACCTCGACCTGGAGAGCGCGGAGGCGTTGCAGGCGGGGCTCAGCGCGTACGAGGGCACGGTGCTCGCGGTCACCCACGACCGCTGGTTCGCCAAGAGCTTCGACCGCTACCTGCTGTTCGGCGCGGACGGCCACGTACGCGAGACGCGGGAACCGGTGTGGGACGAGGGGCGGGTGGCCCGGCGCCGGTAG
- a CDS encoding NADP-dependent oxidoreductase: MKAIVFDEFGGTEVLHRTEVETPEPGAGQVRVRIRAIGVNPVDGKIRSGGMEAVFPTTLPAIPGGEIAGVVDALGEGVEGLAVGDEVLGWSDTGSYAEYALATPDHLAPKPAGLDWEHAVTLPVASDGAERVLDVLGVKEGETVLMHGAAGAMGTLAVQLATARGARVVGTAGPANQEYLTGLGATATTYGEGLLERVRALAPEGVDAVFDLAGKGALEDSITLLGGTERVVTTADFRAASLGVHFESGPQRRSAARLAELARQAADGTLVTTVGTSLPLAQAAEAHRVIDAGHGRGKVVLTVA; encoded by the coding sequence ATGAAGGCCATCGTTTTCGACGAGTTCGGCGGCACCGAGGTCCTGCACCGGACGGAGGTGGAGACCCCCGAGCCGGGCGCCGGCCAGGTCCGCGTGCGGATCCGGGCGATCGGCGTCAACCCGGTGGACGGCAAGATCCGCTCCGGCGGCATGGAGGCCGTCTTCCCGACGACCCTCCCGGCGATCCCCGGCGGCGAGATCGCCGGAGTGGTCGACGCGCTCGGCGAGGGCGTCGAGGGCCTGGCGGTCGGCGACGAGGTGCTGGGCTGGTCCGACACCGGCTCCTACGCCGAGTACGCCCTGGCCACCCCCGACCACCTCGCACCGAAGCCGGCCGGCCTCGACTGGGAGCACGCGGTCACCCTGCCGGTCGCGAGCGACGGCGCCGAGCGGGTGCTGGACGTGCTGGGCGTCAAGGAGGGCGAGACCGTACTGATGCACGGTGCGGCGGGCGCGATGGGCACGCTGGCCGTGCAGCTCGCCACCGCCCGCGGCGCCCGTGTCGTCGGCACGGCGGGACCGGCCAACCAGGAGTACCTGACCGGCCTGGGCGCCACGGCGACGACGTACGGCGAGGGGCTGCTGGAGCGCGTGCGCGCACTGGCGCCCGAGGGTGTGGACGCCGTGTTCGACCTCGCGGGCAAGGGCGCGCTGGAGGACTCCATCACCCTGCTCGGCGGCACGGAGCGCGTCGTCACGACCGCCGACTTCCGCGCGGCTTCGCTGGGCGTCCACTTCGAGTCCGGCCCGCAGCGCCGCTCGGCCGCGCGGCTCGCGGAACTGGCCCGGCAGGCGGCCGACGGCACGCTGGTCACGACGGTCGGCACCAGCCTCCCGCTCGCTCAGGCCGCCGAGGCGCACCGTGTCATCGACGCCGGCCACGGCCGCGGCAAGGTCGTCCTCACCGTCGCCTGA
- a CDS encoding alkene reductase, which produces MSDASLHALWSPATVGAMNLPHRLAMAPMTRDRSTPEGVPTELNAEYYAQRASHALVITEGTQPSADGQGYLLTPGLHTEEQVAGWRKVADAVHAADGRLVVQLMHTGRIAHPDNTPHGRQPVAPSAVRPAGVMFTATGPQEMPEPRELTADEVAATVDDFRRAAANAVAAGADAVEIHGANGYLIQQFLATNTNHRTDRYGGSVEGRIRFAVEVATAVAEEIGPDRTGIRLSPGNPYNDITEADTAELYPALVRALAPLNLAYLHLIHGGDEELLDRLREVWPTALLLNRAGADLPARAADIAAGRADVVTVGALALANPDLPERVRSGAPLNTPDPATFYGGDAAGYTDYPTLSTLPVPSTPSA; this is translated from the coding sequence ATGTCCGACGCTTCCCTGCACGCCCTGTGGTCCCCGGCCACCGTCGGTGCCATGAACCTGCCGCACCGGCTGGCAATGGCCCCGATGACCCGCGACCGCTCCACCCCCGAGGGCGTCCCGACCGAGCTCAACGCGGAGTACTACGCCCAGCGGGCCTCGCACGCCCTCGTCATCACGGAGGGCACGCAGCCCTCCGCCGACGGGCAGGGCTACCTGCTGACCCCCGGGCTGCACACCGAGGAGCAGGTCGCGGGCTGGCGCAAGGTCGCCGACGCCGTCCACGCGGCGGACGGACGGCTCGTCGTCCAGCTCATGCACACCGGACGCATCGCGCACCCCGACAACACCCCGCACGGCCGGCAGCCGGTGGCACCGTCCGCGGTCCGCCCGGCCGGCGTGATGTTCACGGCCACCGGCCCGCAGGAGATGCCCGAGCCGAGGGAACTGACGGCCGACGAAGTGGCCGCCACGGTCGACGACTTCCGGCGGGCCGCGGCCAACGCGGTGGCCGCCGGTGCCGACGCCGTGGAGATCCACGGCGCCAACGGCTACCTGATCCAGCAGTTCCTGGCGACCAACACCAACCACCGCACGGACCGCTACGGCGGCTCCGTCGAGGGCCGCATCCGCTTCGCGGTCGAGGTCGCCACGGCGGTGGCCGAGGAGATCGGCCCCGACCGCACCGGCATCCGGCTCTCGCCGGGCAACCCGTACAACGACATCACCGAGGCGGACACCGCCGAGCTGTACCCGGCCCTGGTCCGCGCCCTGGCCCCGCTGAACCTGGCGTACCTGCACCTGATCCACGGCGGTGACGAGGAACTGCTCGACCGCCTGCGGGAGGTGTGGCCGACCGCCCTGCTCCTCAACCGCGCGGGCGCCGACCTGCCGGCCCGCGCCGCGGACATCGCCGCCGGCCGCGCGGACGTGGTGACGGTGGGCGCCCTGGCCCTCGCCAACCCCGACCTGCCCGAACGAGTACGCTCCGGAGCGCCGCTGAACACCCCCGACCCGGCGACGTTCTACGGCGGCGACGCGGCGGGGTACACCGACTACCCCACTCTCTCCACTCTCCCCGTCCCTTCCACCCCGTCGGCTTGA
- a CDS encoding MarR family winged helix-turn-helix transcriptional regulator, whose amino-acid sequence MTDPAQSTREALDREGPGAVRQGRLSYAVFELGRTHRSRAAALLRGMNLHPGQELLLMQLFDRDGQTQSELLEAVGLDHSTVSKSLRRMQEAGLLTRRPADHDRRVMIVHLTPEGRALEAPITGMWRTLEEASAKSLTPEEIETFITLARKIQASVDS is encoded by the coding sequence ATGACCGACCCCGCACAGTCCACCCGGGAGGCACTCGACCGGGAGGGCCCGGGCGCGGTCCGTCAGGGCCGGCTGAGCTACGCGGTGTTCGAGCTCGGCCGGACCCATCGGAGCAGGGCGGCCGCCCTGCTCCGGGGGATGAACCTGCACCCCGGCCAGGAGCTGCTGCTCATGCAGCTCTTCGACCGGGACGGCCAGACCCAGTCCGAACTCCTCGAAGCCGTCGGCCTGGACCACTCCACCGTCTCCAAGTCCCTGCGCCGCATGCAGGAGGCGGGCCTCCTCACCCGCCGCCCCGCCGACCACGACCGCCGCGTCATGATCGTCCACCTCACGCCGGAGGGCCGCGCCCTGGAGGCCCCGATCACGGGAATGTGGCGCACGCTGGAGGAGGCGTCGGCGAAAAGCCTGACCCCCGAGGAGATCGAAACGTTCATCACCCTCGCCCGGAAGATCCAGGCGTCGGTCGATTCCTGA
- a CDS encoding ABC transporter ATP-binding protein — translation MTSATATASAAATAAPPLLRLADVSHTYSGGRRRTTVLKGIDHVFERGTFYTVLGPSGSGKTTLLGLVGGLDTPTRGTVSFEGRDLTELGLARYRNKHAATIFQQFNLLTYMTALQNVTAAMEITGAAPPTGSRRAHALRLLDSIGLDRTTATRNVRRLSGGQQQRVAIARALACDVDILLADEPTGNLDEDTAQGIVDIFRDLAHEQGKCVVVVTHSARLAARSDRVLTLRRGRLTERVDTKAPVGDRPTGTSGTD, via the coding sequence ATGACCAGCGCCACCGCCACCGCGTCCGCCGCTGCCACCGCCGCCCCGCCCCTCCTGCGCCTGGCCGACGTCAGCCACACCTACTCCGGGGGGCGCCGCAGGACCACGGTCCTCAAGGGCATCGATCACGTCTTCGAGCGCGGCACGTTCTACACCGTCCTGGGCCCCTCCGGCAGCGGAAAGACGACGCTGCTCGGCCTGGTCGGCGGTCTGGACACCCCGACCAGGGGCACCGTCAGTTTCGAGGGGCGGGACCTCACCGAACTGGGCCTCGCCCGCTACCGCAACAAGCACGCGGCGACGATCTTCCAGCAGTTCAACCTGCTCACCTACATGACCGCCCTGCAGAACGTCACCGCCGCCATGGAGATCACCGGCGCCGCTCCCCCGACGGGCAGCCGCCGGGCCCACGCACTGCGGCTCCTGGACTCGATCGGCCTCGACAGGACGACGGCCACCCGCAATGTGCGGCGGCTCTCCGGCGGTCAGCAGCAGCGGGTCGCCATCGCCCGCGCCCTCGCCTGCGACGTCGACATCCTGCTCGCCGACGAGCCCACCGGAAACCTCGACGAGGACACCGCACAGGGCATCGTCGACATCTTCCGCGACCTCGCGCACGAGCAGGGCAAGTGCGTGGTCGTCGTCACCCACTCCGCGCGGCTGGCCGCGAGGTCCGACCGTGTCCTCACCCTGCGCCGGGGGCGGCTCACGGAGCGGGTCGACACGAAGGCCCCGGTGGGCGACCGGCCCACCGGGACCTCAGGAACCGACTGA